In Zingiber officinale cultivar Zhangliang chromosome 1A, Zo_v1.1, whole genome shotgun sequence, the DNA window TGACTGGAGATGGGATGGTGAGCTCTTTGTTGCGAATCCCACAAATGCAGCTCCGAGTGATTGTGAGAACAATCATCAGTGCCATGATCAAGCTAACGGATCAAATAGCTCATCTTCTTCAGAATTTACTGATTTTGGATTACTTGTGAATGAGAAGAGTGAAGCTGAGAAGCGCAAGAGGATTCAAGTGGTGGAAGACGGCGAACCTTGCTTTGGAGCTGAAGCACTTAGCTTAAAACTGGGGACCTACACTTACCCGATGTTGGAAGGCATGGAATCCAACCTAAAAAATACAGAAGGGGAAAAGGGAAAGAAGAGCAAGACACAAGGGGAAAATTCTAATTACCCAACATGCCAAGTTGAAGCCTGTGATACTGACCTCAGCAAGACAAAGGACTACCATAGACGGCACAAAGTCTGTGAGATGCATGCAAAGGCTAGCTCAGCAATTGTCCGAAATGCTATCCAACGCTTCTGCCAGCAATGTAGTAGGTTGGTTTTGCTTATTCACTTCAATCCATACATAGTTTACTTTAGATGCAAAGTACATGTTGTTTTCAGTGAAATTCTCTTTATGCTTCCAAAATCTCATGTGCCCATTCTATAAATATCTGCATTTAGCATATTGGCCAAGTTTTCATGGAGTTCTGcagtcaaattatttttaaacttgttATAGATAGAATGGAAGAAGAGAAGTTTCATTTCCCGAGACTTCTCAGTCTAATAAAAAATTgggaattttaaatttataatacatAGTGATACAGTACCAGGTGGTATAACTTGCTTTAGTAGTTCAAAGGAAGCCACTGGAATAAACTTCAACTGCAAGCCAGATACTTAGCTGATGAATTCTATCCATGTAGAAACTTACATATTAATGTTGTGAAGGTAAATTGAATACATTATTAGCATGACATTGGGGAGAAGCTAGTATACTGGCAAGGTTCTTGTCAGCATGTTGGATACTGCAACAAGAAGCTATGACAATAAATTATTTTAGCTCGTAGGCTACTTTGGGTTTAAAGTATCATATATGTAGAAACATTCAGCATGTGTGATTAGGATCTTGAGTGTTCGTAGGATTCGCTATTCATGCAGAGTTGGCTCTAGCTCTAAATGCATTATAATGCTGATTCTAAATTCACATTGAGTAATAAGATTTTAACATTTAcactataaatttaaataatttataaacatCTAACAATGTGGTCGTGATATCATTTTTCAGAATTCATTATGCTGTTGAATTTCTTTGGTTTAATGATTCACCTATTCATGTTTGTTACTAACAACATATTCATGTTCTCGTGTTCCTAATTTTATCTTTGCTTTTGACAAAATCCACCAATATCAATCCTAAGCCGGATGAAAAAAGTTGAAGGTTGAATTAAGGGTATATAGCCAACATCAAAATTTGTCTAAACCTGTCAACATAAATCTTAAATTTAACTGAGCCTAAGTTATGCTAGGAATCTTCACAAGTGAGGTACCCCCAATATGCAAAAGGTAGCTAGGGGGTCAATTAaaataacaacaaccaagccttgcCCCACTAGGTTGGGTCagttatatggatccttttacgtcgttgggctctatcccctactatatcatcatctatacttaaataaattttatcttgtttcattgttgctaatcaagtcttttttggtctctcttcctcatttgatgtgcatgtttgttatagtttcacatcgcctaactggagcatgtATTAGTCTTCTAAGTGTATGTTCGTACAATCATAAACGTGTCTTTCGGAGTTTTCCTTTAATAGATGCAACTCtcactttctctctaatactctcatttcttattctgtctatTCTCGTATGTccgcacatccaccttaacattctcatctctgcaactctcatcttctggccaacattcagctctatataacatagcaggtctaactgtgattttataaaactttcctttaacaCATAAAACACTTGATGCTCTCCTCTATTTCAACAATCcttcttgtatttaagatatatctctcaattcctccatcgttttgcaaaaataattttagatatttAAAACTCTCGATTTGAGGTAACTCTTCATcccctatcttaacaattgtctcattatgtttaatattgctaaacttaaatttcatatattttgttttattttactaagCCTAAAATCTCTCTTCTAGTGATCCCCATCAAGATTCCAATTTAGTATTTATTCCTTCATGTGTTTCATCTAGCAAAAcgatatcatctgcaaacaatatgcacCACGGTGCTTAATACAGTGAGTTTGcacataattagtgtaaaaagatagtgACTTAGAGCTAAtttttgatgtaaccctatctttattggaaatacttcaaTTAATCCACTAGAAGTTTTAACTCTGGTTATTACATCTTtatacatattcttaattagtttaatatatgttacgctaacagttttcttttctagaatttttcatataatttcttttagaactccatcataagctttttctcaataaataccatgtgtaaatcttatttttgcaccctatattttttttttctaagatgtatagcttctattgtcgactttCCAAGcgtgaacccaaattgattttcggtcacctcatcttccttaatcttttttctattactctttcccaaagtttcatagtataactcattaatttaatatccctatagtttgtacaattgTGTACGtatcccttgttcttatataagggaactagagtacttacccttTAATATCAtattaagtcattcaataccttgtttcttattggaatatcatctggtccaacaacTTTTCCATTTTACATTCCATTTGAAACTTGTTCTACTTCCGAAATTTGAATtatacaataaaaatttaaatttctatagtcATTTGACTTAtgtaaattacctaagttaagttggtcacctaaatattcattaaaaagttgataaaagaaTCTCTTCCaccgttcttttatttctctatcatttactagtaccttattgcattcatctttaatacattttatttaaataagattTCTTGTGTTTCTTTCTCTcattttagctattctataaatgtctctttcctcttcttttttatccaatttttgatataatcgttcaaaagtttcattaatATATAATTGCTTGTaagttatttatttttccttcactttctcatatactttctcattccaccaccaaaatTCCTTAATGGTAcatatccctttgactcaccgagtaaactcttagctactattttcaattttgataccatcttattcaTGTCGTATTAGTCACCGAATATTTCACCTAATATTTGTACTCCTgctttctccttaaatatattttgtttttcattctttaacttccaccacttaattctaagagtcgtgtatattttttttctattgatactatgtttgaggcgtatatctaaCACTACTAACCGGGTTGTTAAGCTTTCTCTTAGATGACATTACAATCTTTACTAATCTTTCTATCCCTtttcctaatcataagaaagccaatttcgatttattatttccacttttgaacgtgaTCAAGTGTtcctcttttcttaaaaaaatatgttagctaatataaggtcatatgctattgcAAAATCCAATATAGTCTTGTCTTCTTCATTTATTGTTCTAAACTCATAACCctcatgtaccctctcatattcttgatctttcactccgacatgcccatttagatcaccttatATTAAAACCATTTTATTTGGCAGAATATTCCAACATTTTGATTTGATAGctttatctaatcctacttgcggtgcatatatgctaattacattAATAGTTTCTTTCACTACTACTATTTTAAGAGCTATAATTATATCCTTTTTTCTAAATATTCTTACAACTTTATCTTTTAACAAACTATATACAACAATATCCATTTCATTTATTGTTTTACTCTTTTctatgtaccataacttaaaacccgagttctttaTCTTCTTTACCGTCTcgcctacccattttgtctcttgtacacataaaatactcATTTTTCTTTTAGTCATCGCATCTACTACCTCATTGATTTACAAGTGAGGGTTCCTATGCTATATGTTCCAAATCTTaaactattagttttcctataatatttgttattatccaacctatggtatgAGAATTCTTGTCTATTTaatactacacccaagttctcatggagatatagcggtccttgccgatatGTTACATGAACTCTTGTTTATTTAGCACtgcacccgagttctggagatgtagtggTTCTTGTCGAGACATTACAGTCGGACCTTTGTAACACGTTCCTTCCATTGGTACAATTGTTTAATTAATCCATTTATTGAGCATTTGTCATACTTTGACGTTGGCTGGCAACCCTCATCCTTATCCAGACTTGGTACTGGCCATGTCTGGTTCATCCTACTGTGAGTAAGAAAGTTATCCCATGTTATAAGATTAGGTTAGCAACTTGGAATATAGTAACTTCACTATGGAAAAGACTAGAATGAGTTGATGTCATGATCAGAAAAACAATTAACATAATTTGCTTATAAGAAACCAAACAAGTTGGAGAAAAGGGCTAGAGAAGTAGATATGTAGGTATGGAAAGGGGTTGATAAAGGTTGCAAGAATAAGGTTGTCTAAATTAAGAGATCTCGAGATAGAATCATCATGCtcaaattgatttaaggaaatGAGATACTAGAATTCTAGGCACTTATGCTCCTCAAGAAAGACTTAATTATCagatcaaaagataaatatgGGAGATTCTAGAGGAAGTTATTCACTGTATAATAAAATTATACTTGGATGGAATTTAAATGGACATGTGGGGAATCTTGTGAGAATATAAAAGTGCACATGCAGGTTTTAGAATTTGTGAAAGAAATGAGGGTAGTATAATTTTGGATCTCACTGCATTTTATGATCTTTTGATTATTGCTACGTTTTTTTAAAAAGAGAATTGAGCATTTGATTTGGTTACTTTTTGAAATGGCAATAATTACAGTCTTTTTTTTGCTTACTAGAAGTTAGAATTGGGGGTAAATCTGACTAACCCATACCATCTATGAAGATAtaggttttaaaaaatataagaaaagaaattatTCCTAAATTTAGTAGACCTTGAGCAATTTTAAGGATAATATCATAAGACTTCTCAAAGATAGAATCATAAAAATACTAATATAAAATAGAGAGTTTGATAATACTGATGTTATATGGACTGTGATGGCAAATAAGAACACGAATACAGCTAGATCCATTATTTGAGAGCCTAAAGGTAGAGATAAAATGTACAAGGTGAGTTCGTGGTACCAAAGGCTATTAGTTTAAAGAAGTTATGTTGTAATGATTAacaaagtttaaaaaataatttaaataggtcTAAAGTAGCTAAAATTGATTGAAAAAGGTATAAACATGACAAATTTTAAAGCATATTACAGATTctataataatttaggaattaagAATGAGGAGAAATATACTTATTTGATTGCAAAAGCTTGAAAAAGGAAATGTGGTGACTTAGGTAATGCTAGATGCTAAACACAAAAACCTTTTAGTTTTCATTGTTATTTCCTGAATTGAGGTTAAAGAAATTGAATGTGGCCAAAAGTGTGGGCGATACACCTGTAGTCTGGAAGAGTTTAGTAAAGGTATAATTAATTTAACTATTTTTTTCGAtgaaattttatcaacaagaTGCCCAAGGAATAGTTTGTAGTgcctatttatataaataaattatataattgaaAGTTGTTATAGATTTAAATGGATTGAGTTGATTAGTTATACTATAAAAATTTGGGGAAGAGTtgagaggaaaataagagatgagacaatcatttttgaaaatcaacCAAAAATGCTAGGTATTTGATAATACAACTGGAAAAATACAGAGAAAAGAAGGATTGCATAGGATTTTTATTGATTTGTGAAAAGCTTATGTTAGAGTCCTTAAAATACTATTGTAGTGGATCTTGGAGAAGATAAACTTATCTAGTAATTATTCTCATGTAAATATGTATCATAATGCTGTTATTACTTATTAGTGGTAGAACTTCTAGATACATTACTAATGATTTTCCTGTAGCTATAGGTTACATCGAGGACCAAAGTGTAAGCAcatttttttatattagttttaGTGGATAACCTGTCATACTCTATGGATGTTAGTGTTGGGCCAtaaaaaaacataacaaaaataataatattatacaaaaataataatatagtAGAAATGAGAATGCTAACATGGATATGTTGAATCACTAGGaaggataaaataaaatatattaatattagAGAGCAATTAGATCTACTTCCGGTAgttgaaaaataagagaaaatatgttgagtttgatatatatatatatatatatatatatatatgctcaaaCACTAATAGTTTCTATAGTTAGAAGTATGGAATCTACTAGAGTGGAAAGTGTAAGGCATAAAAGGAGAGATAAAAAATGATATACTTAATTTGAATGATACTGACGTTATTGCTTTGATTAGAAGTCAATGGTGGAATAGGGTTCACGTAACCATGCTTTGACAATTGGGATAAACACAATGTGGATTTTGTCATTACTTTTTGTCACCCCTTCATCTGTTGTTGGAAATGCTGCCGATTCAATCTATTACATATTTAGATCTGCATAAAGCAAATAACTAGATGTAATTGGTTAACATGTTTGAATCGGTGCATAAATTTAACCAATTTGTTGTTTACTCTATTGTTTTTCAGAGTGTGCACCTCAAAATGTGTAGGATTACTCTTATTTAGTTAGTTTTTTTCATTTCGTATGATGGGCCAATTGTTTAACAATCACTTGTGCTGATAGTGAGAACCCTTGTGATAATCCACATGAAATATAATGGAGAATTGTTTGGGTTATCATGCCTTTGAGATGCTATTGACTTTGCTTCCAGCGTGGATAGGTTTCAGTCTCAGTTTTGACATGTAAAACTGTGGGTTGATTTCAGTGTGTTTCGTCTTTCTAACATATCCTGTcaggttttaattttttgaatattttttcttttgtatGCTATCTTTGTGTCTTATTCTTGTGATAATTTCATGTCCAGATTTCACCTTCTTGAGGAATTTGATGAAGGAAAACGAAGTTGTCGACGACGCTTAGCTGGCCACAACAAGCGTAGGAGGAAAAGACAGCCTGATGCCATTGCAACTGCAAATCCATCTACTGATGAACAGACTTCTGGCTATTTATTGATAAGTCTACTCAGGATCCTGTCAAATTTGCAGTGTAATTTTCTCCAAGCACAtcttattttacttgatttttaATGTTATGTTTAGTTGCTTCAATTTTCTTGTTGGAACCTTTTTCAGACTCCTATATAAGTTACATGGTCTATCTTTTTGTCCTTTCTTTACTTGTTCTGTTAAAGAGCTCTTGAGCAAATACATCAGCATCTCTATTAACGACACCTCTCTTGAAGGAATCATCACATTTATGGTTCTAGGTTGATATCTGAGATGCTTGGCTAATTTATCGTTTGTAGTGTTTGCTATTTTTATTCACCCcatctttggatttatcttgcaAAATCCTTCTACCTTTAGATATAGGTGCTTGATCAGTACCTGCAACCTAGCATGTTGGTCATATTGTATATGTTAGATTCAAAACTCGATTTTTAGTAGTACATAACTAATTTAGCAGAATAGTATAACTATGCCAACCTGAGTAGTTTATGTTTATGCTGAATAGAGGATATTCTTCCTGCCTCCTTTAGAAAGAATTAGGGGGGAAAGGCTTGGTGGTTTAgggatgatgatataataggggatAGAGCACAATGGcgtagaaggatccatatagctgatctcacctagtgggataaagcttggttgttgttgttgtattggcCATGCAGCAGATAATGTACTGTATTTTTTACCTTTACATGTGTTTAACCCAGTTGAATATGTTAAATTGTTAAGCATAATAGTAAGATGTGTAACACAGGTCAGAGATTAATTTGTTAAAGGCAGTTTTCAGTTTGTCATGTGTTCACTAACAAGGGTGACGCTATGTTGAAGTTATCATTTTAACTCTTGACAACATATGtttcatgatgcatttcagattTCATCCAAACACAGCGTATCAGTTTTGCCATCCAAACAATTATAATCATAATGAATTTCGTAGCAGGTACATAATAATGTGGTCATTTTTTTATTAGCCGGATACTTGATTCACATGTCTTGCCTCCGTGGTAGGTCAGACTATAATTTATACATCCATCATATTCAGTCAACTCATGGGGTTTCGCATTATTAATGATTTGTTTTCCTCATTGAAAGCATCATTTGGATATAGTCCTAACGTGCACTGTGCTCCATGTACAAACGTTATATGATTATCTGCATATATTCTGCTGATACTGATTATATGCTCGACAGCTGACAACCAAAATGTGGAGCTCTTGGCTCATTTGCTAGGGAGCCTTGCCAAGCTTGCCAAGTCCTTCGATCCTAGTAGCCTCTCACAACTTCTGCAGTCATCTCAGGTTCCACAAAAGTTTGAAATGGGTGCAGGAACATCCTCAAAAGCAGTTAATACTTCAGCACTAAATATTGTTTCTGTGCATGAATATGTGAGTCACTTAAATTCAGTAGCGAACGTAACTTGCACTGCCATTGCTGAGAATCATCTCAAAGAGACTGATCATATACCATCTGTTGTAACCGCAAACTCCACTCATTCAAACGGCAGAGTAGCTTTTGTAGGTAAGGATTTGACTGCAGATTCTTCTCATATTTCACATTCAGTACCCATTTACCTTGTCATCTTTCCAGGAAAGAGCTTGATATTAGTTAAATTTATAATATCACAGAGCCTGTATTGGATAAGGTCAGAATCGTGGATTTTGATTTGAATGACACTTATGTTGACACACAAAAATGTGAAGAAGGAAGACAAAAACTGGCTACTGTCCCGCACACCATGATGGTTTCATCTGATTGCCCATCGTGGTTGGTGCAGGATCATCAGTCAAGTCCACTTCAAAATAGTCGTAATTCAGATTCAACATCCAACCAATCCCAATCTAGTTTCAATGGAGATGCTCAGGTATATAATTTGTAGCTTCACATTTAAAAGGCACAACCTTATCTGTCAGTATATGTGTATTCTTTTCATTCTGTGAAAGtcagttgataaaaaaaaaaaaaaggcagcccggtgcacgaagctcccgctatgcgaggtccgggggaaggatccattgtacgcagccttacctgctttttgcaagaggctgtttccaggatttgaacccgtgaccttttggtcacaaagcaacaactttactgttgcgccaaggctccccttctgaAAGTCAGTTGATGCCATTCAGAAATATTATACTAAAATGAATGCAATTGGCTTTGATGAAACACCTCATGGAATTAATTATGTCGATAACATTCTTTCTGAAACTTAGCATGAAGTATCCAAGGAAAGGCCATGCAAGAAAAAAAGTCAGCATCCATGCTGGTGTTGGTTAGGCCCCTACTGCTTTTTATTGTTAGTCCTATGATTAAAAATCTATGGATAGTGTAGTTTGGAAGACCAAGAATTGAACATGATTTAGGAGAGGGAGGGTTTTGTTCATTAGGGTTTTAGCTTGAACTCAGTAGTGGTGTCTTTGACAATGACTTGTTTTTTAAACACTGTGCATTTTATCCTTAATTGATGCTAGGAAAAGTGCATACAGATATGATTCAGCTGTTTGGACCTGGTGACATGAATTGTACCATAGTTATAAATCATAATATCTTCTAAGGACCAGTTCGTAAAAGGTTGGATGTATAGCAAATCTAATCTGATCAGGGTTATAAATTGAATAGCCTTTTTCATCATCCTCAAACGAGAGCTCATATGTTCTAATTTCAATTTTGGTGTTTGTAAAAAATTAACTCCCGTTCATTTTCCCATTTTTTCAATATACTGTAAGTAGATCTCTAAACTGTTATGTCTGATCTTTGAATTctgaaaagtttaacttgaactgacttttattatgatttattttttgctatgTTATCTTATGGCAGTTTCGGACTGATAGAATCATTTTTAAACTCTTTGGCAAAGACCCTAATGATCTGCCTCTTGTTTTGCGAGCCCAGGTAGGTTCCTATATATGTTTGAAATACATATAACATATACAAAATTCTTGCCTTCAACTAATTGTGTTTAACTGCTGGATTTTAGATTCTTGACTGGTTATCCAATAGTCCAACAGATATGGAGAGCTACATTAGACCAGGTTGTCTGATTCTAACAATATATTTACGCCAATCTGAGTCTGCATGGGTGCAGGTAAGTTACCAGACAACAATATTCCAAACTTGATTGTTGCTGTGTATTCATCTTATCCTGCCTATGCTCAGCTCTGCAATGATTTAAGCACCAACCTAAATAAGCTTTTGCATAACTCCTCCGACAAAATATGGAGAATGGGTTGGATTTTTTCAATGATACAAAACTATGCAGTTTTCATATATAATGGTATGTTAGGATTCTTGTGATTTGCACATTTCATTATTTCTGGCTTTGAATaacttgattttataaacaaactCAAAAATGTTTTCATGCTTTTACAATTCTTCTTCAGGTCAGGTTGTACTAGACTTACCTCTGCATATCAGACAACCCAACAACCATTGCAAGATTTTGTCTGTCACACCTATTGCAGTTCCTCAATCTTCGAGGGTCCAGTTTACTGTGAAGTGCTTTAATGTTGATCAACCAACATCTAGGTATCTGTTTTATTTATATCTGGTACCCTTGAATGCAATTGGAGAGGAATTCTGCCAATTTCATGTATTTGCATATGTTGCTTTATCTTCTTTTCCACTTGTTGCCTTATCATATTTTTACAAGTTATTCAATTGGCTAGTGTAGTATGGTAATTAGTGAGCATATGGTCCCACCATTTAACTATTGCATAATCGTGATTATTCTTTCAGGTTGCTATGTTCTTTTGATGGGAAATACTTGCTACAGGAAAGAATACAAGCTCTTGCTAAGGAGACTGATAGAGTTGCAGAGAATGATCTGTCTCAGTGCCTTAGCTTTTCTTGTTTGCTACCTGATGTGACAGGGAGAGGATTTATTGAGGTTTGATCTTGTTCAATTTCATATATCGAGATACTTCCACTGCCAATTTAACTTTTATGGTGCTCATGGAGTGCTTTCTCTTGACTTCTAGCTCGAAGACTGTGGTGTAAGTGATGAATTCCTTCCCTTCATAGTCGCAGAAGATGATGTATGCTCTGAGATTTGTATGCTGGAGAATGAAATTAACATAGTTTATTCAGATGGCCAACTTCCTGAGCAATTAGATGAAGAGAAGGCTAGAAATCAAGCTCTGGAATTTATTAACGAACTTGGATGGCTTCTGCGG includes these proteins:
- the LOC122023084 gene encoding squamosa promoter-binding-like protein 1 — protein: MEASLGSEGNHFLAAGTSNLSRIGKKSLEWNLNDWRWDGELFVANPTNAAPSDCENNHQCHDQANGSNSSSSSEFTDFGLLVNEKSEAEKRKRIQVVEDGEPCFGAEALSLKLGTYTYPMLEGMESNLKNTEGEKGKKSKTQGENSNYPTCQVEACDTDLSKTKDYHRRHKVCEMHAKASSAIVRNAIQRFCQQCSRFHLLEEFDEGKRSCRRRLAGHNKRRRKRQPDAIATANPSTDEQTSGYLLISLLRILSNLQSDNQNVELLAHLLGSLAKLAKSFDPSSLSQLLQSSQVPQKFEMGAGTSSKAVNTSALNIVSVHEYVSHLNSVANVTCTAIAENHLKETDHIPSVVTANSTHSNGRVAFVEPVLDKVRIVDFDLNDTYVDTQKCEEGRQKLATVPHTMMVSSDCPSWLVQDHQSSPLQNSRNSDSTSNQSQSSFNGDAQFRTDRIIFKLFGKDPNDLPLVLRAQILDWLSNSPTDMESYIRPGCLILTIYLRQSESAWVQLCNDLSTNLNKLLHNSSDKIWRMGWIFSMIQNYAVFIYNGQVVLDLPLHIRQPNNHCKILSVTPIAVPQSSRVQFTVKCFNVDQPTSRLLCSFDGKYLLQERIQALAKETDRVAENDLSQCLSFSCLLPDVTGRGFIELEDCGVSDEFLPFIVAEDDVCSEICMLENEINIVYSDGQLPEQLDEEKARNQALEFINELGWLLRRNHYLSICCESKIPANLFTLARFQWLMSFAMDREWPAVVKKLLNIFFNGSVNANGKSPIELILDEYLLHTAVQRKSKTLVEALLRYASNNTSEGTYPDQLLFRPDMLGPSGITPLHIVASSDDAESILDALTNDPGQVGIKAWNNVRDNTGFTPEDYAISRGHHSYLTLVQKKIDKQLQLSQVILNISGDASYKLENTLKPSKPSSYEMSTNWSNTKQPPYCNRCSRQVVYQNSAARTMLHRPLMLALVGIAAVCVCVGLLFKTPPEVFYVFPSFRWELLDYGYI